Proteins encoded in a region of the Thunnus thynnus chromosome 8, fThuThy2.1, whole genome shotgun sequence genome:
- the LOC137188425 gene encoding E3 ubiquitin-protein ligase RNF14-like: MNADLEEQEDELLALCSILGSEEFVRDEPKSGGEIRVSVELPAAFMVALREGETLRQYEISFLPPLLLTFELPENYPSSSPPSFTLTCSWLTHTQLSALSALLIDLYQTSGNAVVLFSWVQFLREDALRFLGIDYLLELPSDEHNTLHCSQDTQNATLLEAKSNQDTLTSGSRDDQSCNVSETQKTELSAPSSEADIADSQVAVALNSCMDGQNNFTSSHSKVSQNDVNSGPNRDYQKALPLQTKVQNTSNDFNQTAQTSDVCKPERIFQTSEFKADHHNDLSSEADKSEFLPFAQSNQTGQKYYEMDSSASSWLPSSSSVPLGGEAHPKKSPPNEDQSLSGLSLTPAQALLSQLLTYDAAQKQKVFANTVFDCGVCFTGWLGSQCVQILECGHVFCQACLANFCKLQITEGNVRGVTCPQADCTATPTPAQVKSLVGEELFSRYDRLLLQSTLDCMPDVVYCPRRSCGSAVIQEKASNAAMCSVCGFAFCVTCKKTYHGTDDCQAKKLPKKQAEKDSQQTFADLPQSQGGLRALWDDYTSGSKQRQRLLESRYGRNSLQVTVEGCLSEDWIAFNSKNCPYCFCKIQKNGGCNEMTCSQCRGIFCWSCLARLRSFHCSQHFQDGPCSAYEYSPN; the protein is encoded by the exons ATGAATGCGGACTTGGAGGAGCAGGAAGATGAACTGCTGGCTCTGTGTAGCATCTTGGGTTCGGAGGAGTTCGTTCGGGATGAGCCCAAGTCTGGCGGAGAAATCCGAGTGTCTGTCGAGCTGCCAGCGGCTTTCATGGTGGCTCTGAGGGAGG GTGAAACGCTGAGGCAGTATGAGATATCATTCCTCCCACCTCTGCTTCTGACCTTTGAACTCCCCGAGAACTatccttcctcctcccctccctccttcactcTCACCTGCAGCTGGCTGACACACACGCAG ctctctgctctgtctgctCTTCTCATTGATCTCTACCAGACGTCTGGAAACGCTGTGGTGCTCTTCTCCTGGGTACAGTTTCTAAGAGAGGATGCTCTCAGATTCCTGGGTATTGATTATCTACTGGAGCTCCCCTCTGATGAACACAACACCCTGCACTGTAGCCAGGACACGCAAAATGCTACACTCTTAGAGGCAAAAAGCAATCAAGACACACTAACATCAGGATCCAGAGATGACCAAAGTTGTAATGtttcagaaacacaaaaaactgaACTCTCCGCCCCATCATCCGAAGCAGACATTGCTGACTCTCAGGTAGCTGTGGCGTTAAACTCCTGCATGGATGGCCAAAATAATTTCACCTCTAGCCACAGCAAAGTCAGCCAGAATGACGTAAACTCAGGGCCAAACAGGGATTATCAAAAGGCTCTTCCTTTACAGACCAAAGTCCAAAACACTTCTAATGATTTTAACCAAACTGCACAAACCTCAGATGTTTGCAAGCCTGAACGTATCTTCCAAACCTCTGAGTTTAAGGCTGACCACCACAATGACCTGTCCTCAGAGGCAGACAAATCTGAGTTTCTTCCATTTGCTCAGTCCAATCAAACTGGCCAGAAATATTATGAGATGGACTCTTCAGCTTCCTCTTGGCTTCCCTCAAGCTCCTCAGTCCCACTTGGTGGAGAAGCTCACCCCAAAAAATCCCCTCCAAACGAAGACCAATCCCTCTCTGGTCTCTCCCTAACCCCAGCACAAGCTCTCCTGTCTCAGCTCTTGACCTACGATGCGGCCCAGAAGCAGAAAGTGTTTGCCAACACAGTTTTTGACTGTGGCGTGTGTTTTACGGGCTGGCTCGGTTCACAGTGTGTGCAGATACTGGAGTGCGGTCACGTCTTCTGCCAGGCTTGTCTTGCCAATTTCTGTAAGCTCCAGATAACAGAGGGGAACGTCCGGGGTGTCACCTGTCCTCAAGCAGACTGCACAGCCACCCCCACACCTGCACAG GTGAAAAGTCTCGTAGGAGAGGAGCTGTTCAGCCGCTATGACCGTCTCCTGCTCCAGTCCACTCTGGACTGTATGCCTG ATGTGGTGTACTGTCCACGGCGCTCCTGTGGATCTGCCGTCATTCAGGAGAAGGCCAGCAATGCGGCGATGTGCTCTGTATGTGGCTTCGCCTTCTGTGTTACCTGCAAAAAGACCTACCATGGAACAGATGACTGTCAGGCAAAGAAGCTGCCgaaaaaacaggcagaaaaagATTCACAGCAAACTTTTGCAGACCTCCCGCAGTCACAAG gggGTTTGAGGGCTCTGTGGGACGATTACACCAGTGGCAGTAAGCAGAGGCAGCGCCTACTGGAGAGCAGGTACGGCCGTAACAGCCTGCAGGTCACTGTGGAGGGATGTCTGAGTGAAGACTGGATTGCTTTCAACAGCAAGAACTGTCCCTACTGCTTCTGCAAGATACAg AAAAACGGAGGATGTAACGAGATGACGTGCTCTCAGTGTAGAGGGATATTCTGCTGGTCCTGCCTGGCCAGACTGCGATCATTTCATTGCAGCCAACACTTTCAGGACGGTCCCTGCTCTGCCTACGAATACTCCCCGAACTAG